The window CGGATGATCTGTTCCGCTTTGCCTGATCTGACCTCGGCGCCGGGGAGACCCAGGGACTTCACGTTCTCGCGGACCGTGCGGGTCGCTCGGGCGTCGGCTTCGACGAGGAGGGTGTGGCCCGCGCCTCGGGAGAGGGCCTCCAGGCCTACGGCTCCCGAGCCGGCGTAGAGGTCGAGGACGCGTTCGCCTTCCAGGGGGCCGCCGAGGAGGGATTGCCAGGTGGAGAACAGGCCCTCTCGGGCGCGGTCCGATGTGGGGCGGGTTCCGGTGCCTGGCGGGACGGCCAGGCGGCGTCCGCCGGCCTGGCCGGCGATCACGCGCGTCATCTGTGGTCCTTGGTCGTGGGCGGGTTCAGGTATCAGTGTGGCTGGTCGCGCAGTTCCCCGCGCCCCTAAGAGAGGGGCATTCGCCCTCAGCCCTTTTCCAGGTACTGCTCCCTCTCCTCGTCCAGGAGGGCGTCCAGAGCCGTCCTGAGCGCGGGCAGGTGGGTCAGGTCCGGGTCGGATGCCACCACCGCTGTCGCCTCCTCCCGCGCCTCGGCGATGATCTCCTCGTCCTCGATGACCGCGAGCATCCGCAGAGACGTCCGGGCGCCCGACTGGGCCTGGCCCAGGACGTCGCCCTCGCGGCGTTGTTCCAGGTCGATGCGGGAGAGCTCGAAGCCGTCGAGGGTGGCGGCGACGGCGTTCAGGCGCTGGCGGGCCGCGCTCGCCTCGGGCATCTCGCTGACGAGGAGGCACAGGCCGGGCGCCGAGCCACGGCCGACGCGGCCGCGCAGCTGGTGGAGCTGGGAGACGCCGAAGCGGTCGGCGTCCATGATCACCATGACGGTGGCGTTGGGGACGTTGACGCCGACCTCGATGACCGTGGTGGCGACCAGGACGTCGGTCTCGCCTGCGGCGAAGCGGCGCATGACCGCGTCCTTGTCGTCGGGCTGCATACGGCCGTGCAGGACCTCGACCCGGACGCCTTGGAGGGGGCCCTTGGAGAGCTGGTCCGCCACGTCGAGGACCGCGAGGGGCGGGCGCTTCTCGGCGGCGTCCTCCGGGGACTCGGGCGGCTTCTTCTTGCCGGGCTTCTTGGGGTCGTCCTCCTCGTCACCGATGCGCGGGCAGACGACATAGGCCTGATGGCCGTTGCCCACTTCCTCGCGGACCCGCTCCCAGGCGCGGGCCAGGAAGTGGGGCTTGTCGGCGGCCGGAACGACATGGCTGGCGATGGGCGAGCGGCCGGCCGGGAGCTGGTCGAGGACGGAGGTCTCCAGGTCGCCGAAGACCGTCATGGCCACCGTGCGCGGGATGGGCGTGGCGGTCATGACCAGGAGGTGCGGGGGCTGTTTGCCCTTGCCGCGCAGGGCGTCGCGCTGCTCGACGCCGAAGCGGTGCTGTTCGTCGACCACGACCAGGCCCAGGTCGTGGAACCGCACCTTGTCCTCGATCAGCGCGTGGGTGCCGATGACGACGCCGGCCTCGCCGGTGGTGAGGTCGAGCAGGGCGTGACGGCGGGCCGCCGCGCCCATGGAGCCGGTGAGCAGCACCACCTTGGTGGCCTTCTCGGCGCCGCCCAGCATGCCGCCCTCGGCCAGCTCGCCCATCATCTCGACGATCGATCTGTGGTGCTGCTGGGCGAGCACTTCGGTGGGCGCGAGCATGGCGGCCTGCCCGCCGGCGTCGACCACGGCGAGCATGGCGCGCAGGGCGACCATGGTCTTGCCCGATCCGACCTCGCCCTGGAGCAGCCGGTGCATCGGATGGTCGGTGGCCAGGTCGTCGAAGATCTCCCGGGAGACCCGCTGCTGGCCGTCGGTGAGGGTGAAGGGGAGGCGGTCGTCGAAAGAGGCGAGGAGGCCGTCGGGCGTGAGCTTGCGGGGCACCGCCGGGAGTTGGGCGTCCGCGTGGCGGCGACGGGCGAGGGCGACCTGGAGGACGAAGGCCTCGTCCCACTTGAGGCGGGCCCGGGCGTCCTCGATGTCCGCCTTGGTGTGCGGGCGGTGGATCTTGAGCAGGGCCTCGGGGAGGGGGACCAGGCCGCGGCCCTGGCGCAGGGAGTCCGGCAGCGGGTCGAGGGCCTCCTGGGCCGTGGGCAGGACCGTCTGGAGGGCCTTGCCGATCTTCCAGGACTCCAGCTTGGCGGTGGCGGGGTAGATCGGGATCAGGGCGCCGGCCCAGGTCTCGACGGACTCGTCGGGGTCATCGGGGTCGCCGCGCAGCAACTCGTAGGCCGGGTGGGCGAGTTGGAGGCGGCGGTTGAAGACGGAGACCTTGCCCGCGAACATCGCGCGCGTGCCCGGCAGGAGCTCCTTGTGGGGCTTGTGAACACCGGCGCCGAAGAAGACCAGTTGGAGGCGGCCGCTGCCGTCCGTGATGGTGACCTCCAGGCGCTGGCCCTTGCCGCGCGGGGCCTTGGCGGAGGCGAAGCTGTGCAGGCGGGCGTCGGCCACCTGGGCGACCACGGTGACGTGCTCGTCCATGGGGAGTTCGGCGAGGTGGGTGAGCTGGCCGCGCTCCTCGTATCTGCGCGGGTAGTGGTGGAGCAGGTCGCCGACGGTGAGCAGGCCGAGATGCTCGGCCATCACCTTCGCGGTGGCGGGGCCGAGCACCGACTTCAGCGGTTGTTGCAGCGGTTCTTCCAGTGCGGGCACGAGATCCATTGCACACCACGCCACTGACAATGCCGTAGAGGCGGCGGCGCACGTTGCCGTACACGTCCCGGAAATCGCTGGTCAGACGGGTGGTTCCGGCCTTAGGATGACGCGCTCCCGGCCCTTCCTCGCGGTCACCGCCTCATCGGGACCGCCCGACCCCGCGCCGTCGCGAGTCCCCCACCGGCGCCGTGAAGATGGATTCCGAGACCTCACAGGCTTCCCAGGCACCCCGTTCGCCCCAGTCACCTCACACCTTCCAGGTCGACCTGCGTGGTCTGGTGGACCTGCTCTCCCACCATCTCTACTCCAGTCCCAAGGTGTATCTGCGCGAGCTGCTGCAGAACGCGGTGGACGCCATCACCGCCAGACGCGCGGCGGAGCCCGACGCC of the Streptomyces koelreuteriae genome contains:
- the recG gene encoding ATP-dependent DNA helicase RecG yields the protein MDLVPALEEPLQQPLKSVLGPATAKVMAEHLGLLTVGDLLHHYPRRYEERGQLTHLAELPMDEHVTVVAQVADARLHSFASAKAPRGKGQRLEVTITDGSGRLQLVFFGAGVHKPHKELLPGTRAMFAGKVSVFNRRLQLAHPAYELLRGDPDDPDESVETWAGALIPIYPATAKLESWKIGKALQTVLPTAQEALDPLPDSLRQGRGLVPLPEALLKIHRPHTKADIEDARARLKWDEAFVLQVALARRRHADAQLPAVPRKLTPDGLLASFDDRLPFTLTDGQQRVSREIFDDLATDHPMHRLLQGEVGSGKTMVALRAMLAVVDAGGQAAMLAPTEVLAQQHHRSIVEMMGELAEGGMLGGAEKATKVVLLTGSMGAAARRHALLDLTTGEAGVVIGTHALIEDKVRFHDLGLVVVDEQHRFGVEQRDALRGKGKQPPHLLVMTATPIPRTVAMTVFGDLETSVLDQLPAGRSPIASHVVPAADKPHFLARAWERVREEVGNGHQAYVVCPRIGDEEDDPKKPGKKKPPESPEDAAEKRPPLAVLDVADQLSKGPLQGVRVEVLHGRMQPDDKDAVMRRFAAGETDVLVATTVIEVGVNVPNATVMVIMDADRFGVSQLHQLRGRVGRGSAPGLCLLVSEMPEASAARQRLNAVAATLDGFELSRIDLEQRREGDVLGQAQSGARTSLRMLAVIEDEEIIAEAREEATAVVASDPDLTHLPALRTALDALLDEEREQYLEKG
- the rsmD gene encoding 16S rRNA (guanine(966)-N(2))-methyltransferase RsmD; this translates as MTRVIAGQAGGRRLAVPPGTGTRPTSDRAREGLFSTWQSLLGGPLEGERVLDLYAGSGAVGLEALSRGAGHTLLVEADARATRTVRENVKSLGLPGAEVRSGKAEQIIRTPNPGDPYDLVFLDPPYAVTDDDLREILLTLRTEGWLAEEALVTVERSTRGGEFRWPEGFEPLRARRYGEGTFWYGRAASTCEDAR